The window AATTCATCTTGTAAATTATTATCTAATGCAATACGTTGCATCTGGTAATTATACTTTAGAGCAAGGTCATAATTATCGCCTATAATCTCATTGTAAGAAGTATTATAAATACAATCAATTTTTAGCTTGGGATTATTTAACTCTTCGGCAATAGCACAATTCTCTTGAATAAGTGAAGGAGCTGCAGTACTTAACTCAGATACCGTATTTGCAATGCGTATCAGGTATTCGTTTGCGTTATAAGTGACCATTTTACGAGAAAAAGCTTTTAAGTCTTTTACTTTTAGCAATGTCTTATAACCTTCTAATAGATCATTTTCCTTGAATTTTATAATGCCTTCAGTTAGGAGATAACTAGCCTGCTCTTCTTTACTTAGATCATCAAACGTATAAAAGGCAAGTGCCTCTTTAGTTTCTTTAATTTGATTTTCATCCAGCAAAGTTAGCATGTCATTAAATGATACTTTTTCTTGTGAAAAAACGGCTAGGCTTGCTATCGAAAAGAAAAAAATGAAAAGAATGTTTTTCATAAATGGTGAGTAGGGACTACAAGATAAATAATTATATTCAAATAAATGAACTTTAGTTAATTATCCAATCAATTGGAGTCAGAATAATAATTTAAAATGTTCTTGACAAAATTGTATTTTTGAGAACAACACATAACTTAATACTCAATTTAATGAACCATTTGAAAACACTTAGTTTTTTACTTCTCCTAGCAACGACATTTTCTTGTCAAGAAAAGAGTGATCAAGTAGAACTAGAAACAGTAGAAAAAACATCAGATTTTGATTACAATGTAACTGAGTTTGCCGACATAGGCGTTTTACGTTATCAAATCCCTGGTTGGGAAGAGTTGAATCTACAACAGCAAAAGCTGGTTTACTACCTTACACAAGCAGGTTTGAGCGGTAGAGATATCACTTGGGATCAAAATTATAGACATAACCTAGCTATAAGAAAGGGACTTGAAGAAATATTCACCAAATACGAAGGTGATAAAACCTCTGAAGAGTGGAAGCAATTTGAAACTTACTTGAATCGAGTTTGGTTTGCAAACGGTATCCACCACCATTATAGTATGGATAAGATGAAGCCAGAATTTTCTAAAGAATATTTTACTTCATTAATGCAAGAGACAGATGTAACTATTCCTAATGAAGCATGGCAGGTCATGTTTAATGATCAAGATGCAAAAAAAGTAGTTCTAGATAAGGATAAAGATATTGTGCTAGAGAGCGCAGTAAACTTTTACGAGCCAGGAATTACAACTGATGAAGCAAAGGCTTTTTACAATAGTATTCCAGTAGATAAAGAAAGACCGGTAGAAATAGGTTTAAATTCTAGATTAGTCCGTAAGAACGGTAAATTAATGGATGATGTTTATAAAAGTGGCGGTCTTTATGGGGAAGCTATTGATGAGATCATCTACTGGTTACAACTCGCTCAAGGTGTTGCAGAAACTACAGAGCAAGCAAAAGCCTTAGGTTTATTAATCGAGTATTATGAAACCGGAAGCCTAGATAAATGGGATGAATATGCCATTGCATGGAGTACGAGTACAGAAGGCGCTGTAGACTGGATTAACGGCTTTATAGAAGTTTACAACGACCCTATTGCTTATAAAGGTAGCTATGAAACCATCGTCCAGATTAAGGACTTTGATATGTCGCGCCAAATGAATGTTTTGAGTGAAAACGCACAATGGTTTGAAGATAATTCACCATTAATGGAAGAACATAAAAAGGAGTCTGTCACTGGCGTGAGCTACAAAACAGTAAACGTTGCTGGTGAGGCTGGAGATGCTAGTCCAGCGACTCCTATAGGCGTTAATTTACCTAACAATACCTGGATAAGAACAGTTCATGGAAGCAAGTCAGTATCGCTAGGAAATATTATCGCTGCTTACGGTAACGCAGGTAGCTCAGGAAGGCTAGAAGAATTTGCTCACGATGAGAAGGAAATTGAACTCGAAAAAAAGTATGGTGCCAAAGCTGATAAACTTCACACAGCTCTTCATGAGGTAGTAGGACACGCAAGTGGCCAGATAAATCCTGGAGTAGGCACGCCTAAGGAAACTTTAGGTAGCTATAAGTCTACGATTGAAGAAGGTCGAGCAGATCTTTTTGGTCTTTATTACCTTATGGATCCGAAACTACAAGAGCTGAACCTTGTAGATGACTGGAAAAACTATGGTATGGCAGCTTATGATGGCTACATAAGAAATGGGTTGCTTTCTCAACTTATCCGTTTAGAGCTAGGTCAAGATGTAGAAGAAGCACATATGCGCAATAGACAATGGGTTAGTGCTTGGGTTTACGAGCAGGGCAAGGACGATAATGTCATTGAAAAAGTGGTTAAGGACGGTAAAACGTACTATGATATCAAGGATTATGACAAATTAAGAGCACTATTTGGTGAGCTTCTTAGAGAAACGCAACGCATTACAAGTGAAGGAGATTTTGCCGCTGCACAAGCTTTGGTAGAAGATTATGGAGTGAAAGTAGATCAAGATATTCACAAAGAAGTTTTAGATAGAAATAGCAAATTTAAAACACCAGCTTATCGTGGTTTTGTAAACCCAGTTATAGTACCGACAATGGATGGTGATAGTATTTCAGGATTTACTATTGAACAGCCTGCTACTTTTAAAGAGCAAATGTTGATGTATTCTAAGAAATTTGGTTTTTTAGATTAAGTTTTTATTTATACCGCTTTCGCGAAAGCGGAACATAAAAAAGCACTAAAGCTATTATAGGTTCTAGTGCTTTTTTGCTGTATTCAATTTACTTTAGTTTTCTTAGAATCTTATTACTTTTCTAAACCAAATTTAATAGCAACTAGTAATAATATAAAGGCGATAAACCCCAGTAAAATCCAAAAAACACCTTTGTAATTTTTCTTATGAAGCGCTTTATCTTTTAAGTACATAAAAGAAATTATAATACAAAACACAACAAAAAAAGCAATCCCAAAATAAATCTGGCCCGTGCTGAACATAGGATCTTTTACAACTAGTGGAAATACATTCATAGAAAACTTATTTTTACAAAATTACAAACCAAAACAATCAATTTACCATAGATATGAAGAAACAAATAGAAGGAGTTCATAAATTTCATACAGCATTCCAACTCGGAATGAATGATAAGCCAGTTGCTAATATTAGTGAAAGACGTAATAAACTACGTTTTGAGCTTATGAAAGAAGAAAATGAAGAGTATTTTGAAGCAGCACAAAACAATGATCTCGTTGAAGTAGCAGATGCTTTAGGTGATATGCTATACATTTTATGTGGTACAATCATAGAACACGGCATGCAAGAAATTATAGAAGATGTTTTTGACGAAATTCAAGAATCTAATATGTCTAAATTAGGGGCTGATGGTAAGCCTATTTACCGAGAAGATGGAAAAGTACTTAAAGGACCTCATTACTTCAAACCTAACTTTGATAAAATACTGGAGAAGTTTAAAAAATAGACGTAGTAGTAGAGTAGTAGAGGCTAATTAACGTGAGTTCGATATAAGAATACTAGACATTTAAAGTTTAAAATATTGATGTTCAACTCCTCGCTTTAGAAAAGGCGAGGACAGATTGACCTCGTCGCACCAGCGTCGATGCAATCAGGAGTGGTTGAAAGTCCCAAACCGTTGAAAGAATTCAGTTCTATTTGTTATAAAAATAAAAATCAAATTAACTTATTGAATATCAATCATTATTACGTTGAACTCACGTTAATTAGATTTCTACTTCATCCATCATACATGTTTTAAATGGATAATGTGTAAAAGAAAAGAAGCTGTCTCATTAATTTGAGGCAGTTTTTTGTTTTCTACTTTGATAAATTGATGTTTATTCGTATCTTATTGTTTGATAATCAGATATATGAATACTAATTTCAAAGACTATAATCAGCAGCAAAACTGGCTTTTTCCACCTAGTATTGAAGAGCTTATTCCAGAAGATCATCCAGTGCGTGTAGTTAATGGCGTGGTAGAACAGTTAGACCTAAATTTATTGATATCAGAATATAGTAAAGATGGTCAACCAAGTTACCATCCCAAGATGATGCTTAAAATTATGGTTTATGCCTATATGGATAATACCTACTCCAGTCGTAAGATTGAGAAAGCCATGGGTGAGAATATTAACTATATGTGGTTGAGTGGAAAGCAAGTTGCTG is drawn from Nonlabens dokdonensis DSW-6 and contains these coding sequences:
- a CDS encoding dipeptidyl-peptidase 3 family protein, with the translated sequence MNHLKTLSFLLLLATTFSCQEKSDQVELETVEKTSDFDYNVTEFADIGVLRYQIPGWEELNLQQQKLVYYLTQAGLSGRDITWDQNYRHNLAIRKGLEEIFTKYEGDKTSEEWKQFETYLNRVWFANGIHHHYSMDKMKPEFSKEYFTSLMQETDVTIPNEAWQVMFNDQDAKKVVLDKDKDIVLESAVNFYEPGITTDEAKAFYNSIPVDKERPVEIGLNSRLVRKNGKLMDDVYKSGGLYGEAIDEIIYWLQLAQGVAETTEQAKALGLLIEYYETGSLDKWDEYAIAWSTSTEGAVDWINGFIEVYNDPIAYKGSYETIVQIKDFDMSRQMNVLSENAQWFEDNSPLMEEHKKESVTGVSYKTVNVAGEAGDASPATPIGVNLPNNTWIRTVHGSKSVSLGNIIAAYGNAGSSGRLEEFAHDEKEIELEKKYGAKADKLHTALHEVVGHASGQINPGVGTPKETLGSYKSTIEEGRADLFGLYYLMDPKLQELNLVDDWKNYGMAAYDGYIRNGLLSQLIRLELGQDVEEAHMRNRQWVSAWVYEQGKDDNVIEKVVKDGKTYYDIKDYDKLRALFGELLRETQRITSEGDFAAAQALVEDYGVKVDQDIHKEVLDRNSKFKTPAYRGFVNPVIVPTMDGDSISGFTIEQPATFKEQMLMYSKKFGFLD
- a CDS encoding pyrophosphohydrolase domain-containing protein — its product is MKKQIEGVHKFHTAFQLGMNDKPVANISERRNKLRFELMKEENEEYFEAAQNNDLVEVADALGDMLYILCGTIIEHGMQEIIEDVFDEIQESNMSKLGADGKPIYREDGKVLKGPHYFKPNFDKILEKFKK